The DNA region AAAACTTGGCGATAAGATTATTAGCATAGATACATTTGTAGTAAGTGGCAGAAACCTACCAAAAGAGCAGTTAACGGGCCGTTTTAGAGGCAAGGCCGGTAGCGGCGTAAGTGTAAGCCTCATTCATAACGGCGCCCAGGCGCCCAGCCGCTTAATGGTAACACGGGGCAAGGTAAACATCAGCAGTATTGATGCGGCCTATATGATCAATAATGAAACAGGCTACATCCGCATCAGTAAATTTGGTGCGAATACAGATAACGACTTTTCGAGTGCCGCCAATAGTTTAAAAGCAAGGGGAATGAAAAAGCTCATTCTCGATTTACGCGATAATGGCGGTGGGTATTTTTCTGCAGCTACAGGTTTAGCCGACCAGTTTTTGCCCGAGAACAAATTGATTGTTTATACCCAGGGCAAGCACGAGCCACGCACCGACTACTTTTCTACTGGTACCGGAACTTTTCAAACCGGCAAATTGGCCATACTCATTAATGAAAACACCGCCTCGGCAAGTGAAATTGTTGCGGGCGCAATACAGGATTTGGGCAGGGGCATTATTGTTGGCCGCCGATCGTTTGGAAAGGGCTTGGTGCAAGAGCAATTTGCCTTTGGCGATGGTTCGGCACTTAACTTAACCATTGCACGATATTACACGCCATCGGGCAAAAGCATCCAAAAATCTTACAAAAAAGGCTACGATGTTTACAAGCATGAGCTTGATGAAAGGATGATAAACGGAGAGCTTACCGGCGATCATAACTCATTTCAAGATTCGGTAGAGAAAACAGAGGGCGTTAACATTCAACGTAACAACAAAATAAAACCAAGTGGTGGTATTCAGCCCGATATTTTTGTAAAGCTCGATACCATGGGCTACAATAAATTCTATGCAAACCTGGTGAGCAAAAAAGTACTCTCCGATTATGTTTTTAATGTACTAACTAGCAAATACAGCGCAAGCTTTGTTGAGCAAAATGTGAATACTTTTGTTTTAGGCGATAATGATTTTAAAGATTTTATCGGTTTTATTCAACGCAAAAACATGCCGATAGACCGCTACCAATTGTACAGTGCCAGGAGTGTAATTTTAAACGATTTAAAAGCGCTACTTTGTAGATATTATATGGGCGATGTTGGCTATTATAAAGCAGTAAATCAAACAGATAACGCAGTAAAGCAAGCGCTTCTTAACCTGCAATAGCGCCGGGTTTATCTTTTTTTTGGCGGGCGCATGGAGGTTTAGCTTTTGGCTGCGCTGGTAAAACGCAGAATGCCTTCGTCTAGCATCTTGTATCAACATCGAAGCCACAAAATATCAATCCAAAATTGTTTTTCATCACAGCTAATCAATAGAAATAAATATGAAAATAATTATTGTTGGCGCAACCGGAACACTGGGAAAAAGGGTGACTGAAGCCTTTGCCAAAGAACATGAAGTTGTTCGGGTAGGCAATACACAGGGCGACATACAAATCGACATTACCAACGAAACATCGATAAAGGCAATGTTTGAACAAGTTGGCGCATTCGATGCCCTGATTAGCACCAGCGGGAAGGGCCCATTTTTGCCCTTAAACGAAATGACCGGCGAGGCGTTTAAAACCGGTTTGTTAGATAAGTTGTTAGGTCAGGTAAACCTGGTACTTATCGGCCAGCACTACATTAACAAGGGTGGCTCATTCACGTTAACATCGGGCATATTGGCCGATTACCCATTTGCTGCCGGGTCGGCCCTGAGCGCTGCAAATGGCGGCCTTAATGCATTTGTTATGGCGGCGGCGGCCGAGCTAACAAACAATGTGCGCCTGAATGTGGTAAGCCCCAACGTTGTTGAAGATTCGCCAGCTTATTTCGATTCTTTTCCAGGCGAAACGCCCGTTGCAATGGACAGGGTGGTTAGCGCATTTAAGAAAAGCGTTCTAGGTATAGCCACGGGACAAGTAATCAGAGTTTATTAGCACGAAAAAGGCCATTGCGAAGTCTTTCGAGATATGATAGAAACAGAAAAGCTCATTTTAAGACCGCTTACGCATAACCAGCTGGCAAAGTACATTAATGACGACAATTCGCTGGAAGAAGAATTCGGTCTTTTGCGTAGCATGAAGCATATTTCGCCATCGTTACAAAATGCGCTAAAGAAGAGCATTTTGCCCGGGGTGTTAAGCAATGATCACGATTACTTTTACCATACCTTGTGGGCGATTATAGCTAAGCCGGATCGGAAAATAGTTGGCGACATTTGT from Pedobacter endophyticus includes:
- a CDS encoding S41 family peptidase translates to MKKNTRNNILIALSYSVILIVGMVLGIKFIKDQGFGVKRSPQLASNSDGKLEEILHIINKNYVDDINTDSLQNLPIDSVLHQLDPHSVYLPPTDAQDMTDNLEGNFEGVGIEYYMLNDTMMVTGVVKDGPASQAGIKLGDKIISIDTFVVSGRNLPKEQLTGRFRGKAGSGVSVSLIHNGAQAPSRLMVTRGKVNISSIDAAYMINNETGYIRISKFGANTDNDFSSAANSLKARGMKKLILDLRDNGGGYFSAATGLADQFLPENKLIVYTQGKHEPRTDYFSTGTGTFQTGKLAILINENTASASEIVAGAIQDLGRGIIVGRRSFGKGLVQEQFAFGDGSALNLTIARYYTPSGKSIQKSYKKGYDVYKHELDERMINGELTGDHNSFQDSVEKTEGVNIQRNNKIKPSGGIQPDIFVKLDTMGYNKFYANLVSKKVLSDYVFNVLTSKYSASFVEQNVNTFVLGDNDFKDFIGFIQRKNMPIDRYQLYSARSVILNDLKALLCRYYMGDVGYYKAVNQTDNAVKQALLNLQ
- a CDS encoding GNAT family N-acetyltransferase — protein: MIETEKLILRPLTHNQLAKYINDDNSLEEEFGLLRSMKHISPSLQNALKKSILPGVLSNDHDYFYHTLWAIIAKPDRKIVGDICFVGEPDSNGEIEIGYTTYEEFRGRGFMTEAVGRLLDWAREQPEVKSVFASTEKENTASYAILQKNNFIYLGDVDGMMTWKIELK
- a CDS encoding short chain dehydrogenase — its product is MKIIIVGATGTLGKRVTEAFAKEHEVVRVGNTQGDIQIDITNETSIKAMFEQVGAFDALISTSGKGPFLPLNEMTGEAFKTGLLDKLLGQVNLVLIGQHYINKGGSFTLTSGILADYPFAAGSALSAANGGLNAFVMAAAAELTNNVRLNVVSPNVVEDSPAYFDSFPGETPVAMDRVVSAFKKSVLGIATGQVIRVY